In Nostoc piscinale CENA21, the genomic stretch GTGAACCAACTACCACAGAAATACCAGATTTGGCATTTGATGAAGGGTTTGTCTGGTCAGCAGAATTATTGGCGGCTCAAGGTAGACGTGCAGAAGACATTTCCATTGAAGAAATCACTTGGCTGAAAAAGTTACGCCAAGGATTAGATAAAACCCGGCGAAACATCGTCAACCAACTGAAAGCCATTGTTGGACAAGGGCCACTCAACCAAGCGGCGGTAGCCGAAATAGAATCTGTATTGTTACAAGCCGATGTGGGTGTAGAAGCCACAGATTATATTATCAGTGCTTTACAACAAAAACTGCGGGAAGAAGTTACACCTCCAGAAGAAGCGATCGCTTACTTAAAACAAATCTTACGGGATATGTTAGAGGAGCCAATTCGCAAATCTGAGAAAACCAGCTTTGCCCCAGATAAAGACAATTTAAATATTTGGTTAATTACTGGTGTAAATGGTGCTGGCAAAACCACAACCATCGGTAAAATTGCCCATTTAGCTCAAAAATCTGGCTACAGATGTTTGATTGGCGCAGCAGATACTTTTAGGGCTGCGGCTGTCGAACAAGTCAAGGTTTGGGGAAATAGAAGTGGTGTAGAAGTAATTGCCAACCCTGGTAAAAATACAGACCCCGCCGCCGTGGTATTTGATGCGATCGCAGCCGCCCAAGCACGCCACACAGAATTATTATTAGTTGATACTGCGGGAAGATTGCAAAATAAAAAGAACTTAATGGATGAACTCACAAAAGTTCGCCGCATCATCGACAGAAAAGCCCCAAACGCCAAAATCGAATCTCTGTTAGTTTTAGATGCTACCCTTGGTCAAAATGGTTTGCGCCAAGCCGAAGTATTTTCTCAAGCCGCCCAACTTAGTGGAGTAGTATTAACCAAATTGGATGGTACAGCCAAAGGTGGTGTCGCATTGGCTGTAGTCCAGCAATTAGGTTTACCAATTCGCTTTATTGGCGCTGGTGAAGGAATTGAAGACTTACGCCCATTTTCTAGCTACGAGTTTGTTGAAGCTCTTTTGAGTGGCTAAGTTTGTATGAGACAAGCGAAAAAGTCAGGTATGTAAGAAGGGTGTAGGGATTTGAGGGTGTCAGGCTTCGCCGTGAGTTTCAGCAAGTGATACAGTAAGGTTGCCGAACTGCTCAACTTCCGCGTCGACCGAATGATGTAGGTGTTCAAAACTCTTACACCCCTACACCCAGTCTCAACCGGTAATTTTTGTAGGTCAGAACTGACCTTGTAAACCTAATTAAGAACTGCTATAAATACTGAAAAAAAACAAAAAAGCTCAAGTGCGTTCGTTGGTAAGTTAGCAAAAGCCTACTATCATAACCAAATCAGCTTGCCCAAATTTAGGAGTATATATATTGAAGTGAATTTCCTGAAAAACTGACAAATATTCTCTAAAGGTAAATTAAAAGTTAGAAAAATGCTCTAGCTGATCAAGTTAAAGTGATATTTTCCCTTAAAATTTTAAGTTATCGTTTATTTCAGTATCTGAATATTTCTCTGAGACAAAAAATCAGAAATTGGCAAAAATAATTAATCAATTAATTAAGGAATTTTATGTTTCATGATGTATGATTTGCTAATTGACTGCTGTGAGCGTGAGAAGTTCTCTCAGAACTGGAGGTATTTACTGATTTATACTCATCAGCTTTTGCGTAAAAACACATGAAATTTATGTATCTAGATTTAGGTAGAAATAAAATCAGCGAATGTTATAGTTTTTTATCGCTCTCGCTTACGTCTTTCTACTCTTGCTAAATTGACGTATCTTGTCTCAATATTATTTAGCAATATTTTGCTAAAAAGAGTTATTAATCAATTGAAAATCTACTAATCTTAACTGGATATTACCTGTGCCTGTGTCTCAAGTACCCTTTCAACCTGCTGATGGTAATAATAGTGCCGCGACGGATGTCACACCAGTCGTAGCACTAAAAGAACTTGTGGCGAGGTTGCATCGAGAACAGAACAAAATTCAAGATTTGCTGAGTTCTTTAGGATTTGCCCTCAGAAGTTTCAACAATTTAAATCAGTTTTTGGAACTGATTCCATTGATGGCAACAAGGGTGACAGATGCTGATGGTAGTGCTTTATTTCTCTACAAACCTAACGGTCAAGTTAGGTTAGAGCAACTCCACTGGCAAGATAGTCGCCAGCGCAAAAATATTCGCAAAGCCTTAGAAACAGCTAGTAGTCAAGTTACATTGTTACCCAATAGCACCCCTTTGGCGAGTTCCACCGGCATATTAGATGATCAGATGCACCGCTACTTGGGGCCAGATGTGCAAATATTCGGCACGGCAATTTTAGTTAAGCATACAGAACGCGGTTGGCTCTACGTTTTAAGTCGTGACCCTGACTATAGCTGGACAGAAACCAGACAAAAGCTAGTGCGCTTGGTTGCAGACCAAACAGCAGTAGCAATTGAAAACGATGAACTAGCTGTAGAACTGAGGAAAAAAGAACGCTTAGACCAAGAATTAGAAATTGGGGCGGAAATTCAACGCCGACTCTTGCCCCGTCAATGTCCGAATATTCCTGGTGTGGCACTAGCGGCACGTTGTAAACCTGCTAATCGCGTGGGTGGCGATTATTACGACTTTATTCCCACCAATCATAATCAGTTGCAGTTGATCAATAGAGTATCTCCAGAAAGTAGCCGTTGGGGTTTTGTGATTGGGGATGTGATGGGGAAAGGTGTTCCCGCCGGATTAATTATGACGATGATGCGGGGAATGCTGAGGGGCGAAGTATTACATGGCAATTCTCCGGCTGGGATTTTGCAAAATTTGAATCGAGTTATGTACGCGGACTTGGAAAATTCCCACCGCTTTGTGACGTTGTTTTATTCGGAATACAATCCCAGAAATCGGATCTTATCTTACAGCAATGCCGCACACAATCCTCCCTTGTGGTGGCACGCAGCCACAAAAACAGTTAGCCGCCTAGATACTTTGGGGATGCTGATTGGTTT encodes the following:
- the ftsY gene encoding signal recognition particle-docking protein FtsY, with protein sequence MAFNWFRRQYNDSSDTPSENQEAENTPTPVTEPEATETSNTNPTTAPDSAADLLAFAKAAYKNIQQKQQLETGEPAPTSSATPETVAADSEEVTTPSQEPAATIETPQPEVETTVEEVAVTETEITTNTEEASQETQPTETAALSFLERAAAERQAKQERLIASAIEVPQPEAQPASVSEPTTTEIPDLAFDEGFVWSAELLAAQGRRAEDISIEEITWLKKLRQGLDKTRRNIVNQLKAIVGQGPLNQAAVAEIESVLLQADVGVEATDYIISALQQKLREEVTPPEEAIAYLKQILRDMLEEPIRKSEKTSFAPDKDNLNIWLITGVNGAGKTTTIGKIAHLAQKSGYRCLIGAADTFRAAAVEQVKVWGNRSGVEVIANPGKNTDPAAVVFDAIAAAQARHTELLLVDTAGRLQNKKNLMDELTKVRRIIDRKAPNAKIESLLVLDATLGQNGLRQAEVFSQAAQLSGVVLTKLDGTAKGGVALAVVQQLGLPIRFIGAGEGIEDLRPFSSYEFVEALLSG
- a CDS encoding PP2C family protein-serine/threonine phosphatase, which codes for MPVSQVPFQPADGNNSAATDVTPVVALKELVARLHREQNKIQDLLSSLGFALRSFNNLNQFLELIPLMATRVTDADGSALFLYKPNGQVRLEQLHWQDSRQRKNIRKALETASSQVTLLPNSTPLASSTGILDDQMHRYLGPDVQIFGTAILVKHTERGWLYVLSRDPDYSWTETRQKLVRLVADQTAVAIENDELAVELRKKERLDQELEIGAEIQRRLLPRQCPNIPGVALAARCKPANRVGGDYYDFIPTNHNQLQLINRVSPESSRWGFVIGDVMGKGVPAGLIMTMMRGMLRGEVLHGNSPAGILQNLNRVMYADLENSHRFVTLFYSEYNPRNRILSYSNAAHNPPLWWHAATKTVSRLDTLGMLIGLDANSQYEDAQAQLEPGDTIIYYTDGLTDAAAASGDRFDEENFVAAFSVACRYCNGPEEIVDYLFNQVQQFIGTDRQNTDDMTLVVLQIV